The following are encoded together in the Oryzias melastigma strain HK-1 linkage group LG17, ASM292280v2, whole genome shotgun sequence genome:
- the cntnap2b gene encoding contactin-associated protein-like 2b (The sequence of the model RefSeq protein was modified relative to this genomic sequence to represent the inferred CDS: added 70 bases not found in genome assembly), whose product MWLQLAWSLVLASSAASSASSASRRCEDSLATPLPYSSFSSSSVYGRGYGAGYAKLNRKQGSGGWSPLDTDRYQWLQVDLGSRKQVVAIATQGRYGSSDWTSRYRLLYSDTQRNWRPYLQDGNIWTFEGNVNTEDVVRQELQHAILTRYIRFIPLEWNKDGRIGVRLELYGCSYWADVISFDGSGIISYRFRSKKMKIVKDVITLKFRTMARDGVLLHGEGQQGDYISLELSRARLMLSINLGSSQYGSIQGHTAVASGSLLDDDHWHSVVIERYRRNINFTLDHHTKHFRTNGEFDHLDLDYELSFGGLPASAKLSSGGKENFVGCMEGITYNGDNITSMVRRKKVDTSSFRNLTFSCVESSSSPVFFNSTSFLQLPGQSNGDTLSVSLSFRTWNPSGLLMFTELADGWVELGLVEGKVTVYMNVTQKKNTRIEISSGSSLNDGQWHSVHLNALENHAMLTVDGDEASTVRTAIPIQVQTGGIYFFGGGRFLPASSRSLQRSFQGCMQMIHIDDHLVDLRAVEQGLIGTFENVTLDMCAIIDRCVPNHCEHGGECSQTWDTFSCNCSGTGYTGATCHSSLYQQSCEEYELQGQSSGTYWIDPDGSGPIAPFRVHCDMTEETVWTTLRNNLSPQTSVSSPDQDGKAVLQIIYNATDEQLWSVTSRAESCEQFLAYACRMSRLLNSPDGVPFTWWVGRANEKHFYWGGSGPGIQKCACGIENNCTDPSRFCNCDADLRAWKEDAGLLVYKDHLPVSQVVVGDTSKSGSEAKLTVGPLKCRGDRSYWNAASFISPASSVHFQSFPGETSIDISFYFKTSSTHGVFLESVGSSSRLHIQIRGGSVILLTLEVGGELLQLSVRSPRPLSDDKWHRVQVEKNIKEAVLLLDGQHREIRAARTQAHGKLELYTDLFLGASSGQRSFLGCMRALKINGVIFDLERRAAETPGVSPGCQGHCSRYGMHCRNGGKCVEQYNGYSCDCSLTAYDGAFCTDDVGGYFETGTLVRYDFLPDVGPSVLDQTKSSPGLGLSSEANLTREELVFSFSTHSAPSILVYVSSRSQDYVAVVLRQNGTLQIRYSLGGLTEPFTIDVDRRNMANGQPHSVNITRSFREIQLQLDHYPLSTYTLPDTSDVHFNLVKSIFLGKVFETGQIDPILIERYNTPGFVGCLSRVQFNSVAPLKAALRSGMTAPVSTLGILVPSNCGASPLTISPMSSAFDPWHSETAGSVFPFKEEKTRADGVDRNSAIIGGIISVVIFSVLCILVFVVRHTFRHKGSYHTNEAKGAESADCADAAIIVNDPAFTETIDESKREWFI is encoded by the exons ACCTTTGAGGGGAACGTGAACACTGAGGATGTGGTTCGCCAAGAACTCCAACACGCCATCTTGACACGCTACATCCGTTTCATCCCACTCGAGTGGAACAAAGATGGCCGCATTGGAGTTCGGCTGGAGCTCTACGGCTGCTCGTACT GGGCCGATGTCATCAGTTTTGATGGGAGCGGCATCATCTCTTATCGCTTCAGGAGTAAGAAGATGAAGATCGTGAAAGATGTCATCACTCTGAAGTTTCGGACCATGGCCAGAGACGGTGTGCTGCTCCACGGAGAGGGTCAGCAGGGGGACTACATTTCTCTGGAGCTCAGCCGGGCCAGACTGATGCTCAGCATCAACTTAG GCAGCAGTCAGTACGGCTCCATCCAGGGCCACACTGCTGTAGCCAGCGGGAGCTTACTGGACGATGACCACTGGCACTCTGTGGTCATCGAGCGTTACCGCAGGAATATCAACTTCACTCTGGATCACCACACCAAGCATTTCAGGACAAACGGGGAGTTTGACCATCTGGACCTTGACTATGAG TTAAGCTTTGGAGGACTTCCTGCATCAGCAAAACTAAGTTCAGGAGGAAAGGAGAACTTTGTTGGCTGCATGGAGGGAATCACGTACAACGGGGACAACATCACCAGCATGGTGCGCAGGAAAAAGGTCGACACCAGCAGCTTT CGGAACCTGACCTTCTCTTGCGTAGAGTCCAGCTCCTCCCCCGTCTTCTTTAACTCCACGTCCTTCCTGCAGCTGCCGGGTCAGAGTAACGGGGACACTCTGTCGGTGAGTCTGTCTTTTCGGACGTGGAACCCCAGCGGGCTCTTGATGTTCACAGAGCTGGCTGACGGGTGGGTGGAGCTGGGCCTGGTGGAAGGCAAAGTCACAGTCTACATGAACGTGACTCAGAAGAAGAACACGCGCATTGAAATCTCATCAG GCTCCAGCCTGAATGATGGCCAGTGGCACAGTGTCCATTTAAATGCGCTGGAAAACCACGCCATGCTGACAGTTGATGGAGATGAGGCATCAACAGTCAGGACAGCGATCCCCATCCAGGTCCAAACTGGAGGAATCTACTTCTTTGGAGGTG GCCGTTTCCTTCCTGCCAGCAGTCGATCCCTCCAGCGCTCCTTCCAGGGCTGCATGCAGATGATCCACATCGATGACCATCTGGTGGACCTCAGGGCTGTGGAGCAAGGGCTTATTGGAACTTTTGAAAATGTCACCCTGGACATGTGTGCCATCATCGACAG GTGTGTTCCTAACCACTGCGAGCATGGAGGCGAGTGCTCCCAGACGTGGGACACATTCAGCTGCAACTGCAGTGGGACCGGGTATACCGGAGCCACCTGCCATTCCT CTCTGTACCAGCAGTCATGTGAGGAGTACGAGCTTCAGGGGCAGAGCTCAGGAACTTACTGGATCGATCCAGATGGAAGTGGACCTATCGCCCCCTTCAGAGTCCACTGTGACATGACAG AGGAAACAGTTTGGACCACATTGAGGAACAACCTCTCTCCTCAGACGTCCGTCTCCAGTCCCGACCAGGACGGCAAGGCGGTTCTGCAGATTATTTACAATGCCACCGATGAGCAG TTGTGGTCGGTTACCAGCCGAGCAGAAAGCTGTGAGCAGTTTCTGGCGTACGCCTGTCGGATGTCCCGTCTGCTCAACAGTCCAG ATGGTGTTCCCTTCACCTGGTGGGTTGGACGAGCCAATGAGAAGCACTTCTACTGGGGCGGTTCAGGACCTGGGATACAGAAGTGTGCCTGCGGTATTGAGAACAACTGTACGGATCCTAGTCGCTTCTGCAACTGTGACGCGGACCTGCGGGCCTG GAAGGAGGATGCAGGCTTGCTGGTCTACAAAGACCACCTTCCTGTCAGTCAGGTTGTGGTTGGGGATACAAGCAAATCTGGATCTGAGGCTAAGCTGACAGTCGGACCTTTGAAGTGCCGTGGAGACC GGAGTTACTGGAACGCTGCGTCCTTCATCAGCCCAGCGTCCTCAGTCCACTTCCAGTCCTTTCCAGGAGAAACCAGTATTGACATCTCCTTCTACTTCAAGACTTCTTCCACTCATGGAGTCTTTCTGGAGAGTGTGGGGAGCAGTAGCCGGCTTCACATCCAAATCAGAG GAGGCTCAGTGATCCTGCTGACCCTGGAGGTGGGCggagagctgctgcagctcagtgTGCGCTCACCCCGGCCGCTGAGCGATGACAAGTGGCACCGCGTACAGGTGGAGAAGAACATCAAGGAGGCCGTCCTGCTGCTGGACGGACAGCACAGAGAGATCAGAGCCGCCCGAACACAGGCTCACGGCAAACTGGAGCTCTACACAGACCTGTTCCTGG GGGCATCGAGCGGTCAGCGGAGTTTCCTGGGGTGCATGCGAGCTCTGAAGATCAACGGCGTGATCTTCGACCTGGAGAGGAGGGCAGCGGAGACCCCGGGGGTCAGTCCAGGCTGTCAGGGCCACTGCAGCAGATACGGGATGCACTGCAGGAATGGAGGGAAGTGTGTGGAGCAGTATAACGGATACTCATGCGACTGCTCCCTCACTGCGTACGACGGAGCCTTCTGCACAGACG ACGTGGGGGGGTACTTTGAGACCGGAACTCTGGTCCGTTATGACTTTCTGCCCGACGTGGGGCCCTCTGTGCTGGATCAGACAAAGAGCTCCCCAGGTTTGGGTCTTTCTAGTGAAGCTAACCTCACTCGAGAGGAGctagttttcagcttcagcacaCACAGCGCCCCCAGCATCCTGGTCTACGTCAGTTCCCGGAGCCAAGACTATGTGGCTGTGGTCCTCAGACAGAACG GCACTCTTCAGATCCGCTACAGTCTTGGGGGGCTGACGGAGCCGTTCACCATCGATGTGGATCGGCGGAACATGGCCAACGGTCAGCCACACTCGGTCAACATTACTCGCAGCTTCAGGGAGATTCAACTGCAG CTCGACCACTACCCGCTGTCCACTTACACTCTCCCTGACACGTCTGATGTTCACTTCAACTTGGTCAAAAGCATTTTCCTGGGAAAAGTCTTTG aaaCAGGACAGATTGACCCCATCCTCATTGAACGCTACAACACACCGGGTTTCGTGGGCTGCCTGTCCAGGGTCCAATTCAACAGCGTGGCGCCGCTCAAAGCTGCGCTTCGCTCAGGCATGACGGCGCCCGTCAGCACTCTCGGGATACTGGTGCCATCAAACTGTGGAGCCTCACCCCTAACTATTTCACCAATGAGCTCTGCCTTTGACCCCTGGCACTCTGAAACtg CCGGATCTGTGTTTCCCTTCAAAGAGGAAAAGACTCGCGCCGACGGCGTGGATCGAAACTCTGCCATCATTGGAG GCATCATCTCCGTGGTGATCTTCAGCGTGCTGTGCATCTTGGTGTTTGTGGTTCGTCACACATTCCGTCACAAAGGCTCGTACCACACCAACGAGGCCAAGGGAGCCGAGTCAGCAGACTGCGCCGACGCGGCCATCATCGTCAACGACCCGGCCTTCACCGAAACCATCGACGAGAGCAAGAGGGAGTGGTTCATCTGA